CATTTCCTTCGACGTGCTGTTCGGTCCCGCCTACAAAGGCATTCCCCTGGCGGCGGCCACCGCCGTCTCGCTGGCCGAGCATCACGGCCTCGACCTGCCCTGGTGCTTCAACCGCAAGGAAGCCAAGGATCACGGCGAGGGCGGCAGCCTGGTCGGCGCCCCGCTGACCGGCAACGTGCTGATCATCGACGACGTGATCACCGCCGGCACGGCCATTCGTGAAGTCATGCAGATCATCCAGGCCCAGAGCGCCAAGGCCGCCGGCGTGCTGATCGCCATGAACCGCCAGGAGCGTGGCAATGGCGAGCTGTCGGCGATCCAGGAAGTCGAACGCGACTTCGGTATCCCGGTGGTGAGCATCGTTTCGCTGAACCAGGTGCTGGAATACCTGGCCGACGACGCGCAGCTCAAGCAGCACCTGCCAGCGGTGGAAGCCTACCGGGCGCAGTACGGAGTCTGACCGTACCCATGGCCGATCTGACCCCGCTTGGCCGCTGGCTGGCCCTGGGCCTTTGCCTGATCCTGGCGCCGCTGCCGGCCTGGGCCGAAGAGCAGCCCGAGGGTCTGCTGTATCGCTATGTCGACAGCCGTGGGGTGACGGTGATGGACCGCCAGGGCGTGCCGCCTGAATACGTTGGCCAGGGCTACCAGGTGCTCAACGCCCAGGGGCGCGTGGTCAAGGTGGTGCCGCCGGCGCCGACCGCCGAAGAGATCCGCGAGGCTCAGCAGGCCGAGGCGCAGGCCAACGCCGATGCGCAGTTTCTGCAGCAGTATCGCAG
The Pseudomonas sp. DTU_2021_1001937_2_SI_NGA_ILE_001 DNA segment above includes these coding regions:
- the pyrE gene encoding orotate phosphoribosyltransferase — protein: MQAYQRDFIRFAIDRGVLRFGEFTLKSGRTSPYFFNAGLFNSGAALAQLGRFYASAIVDSGISFDVLFGPAYKGIPLAAATAVSLAEHHGLDLPWCFNRKEAKDHGEGGSLVGAPLTGNVLIIDDVITAGTAIREVMQIIQAQSAKAAGVLIAMNRQERGNGELSAIQEVERDFGIPVVSIVSLNQVLEYLADDAQLKQHLPAVEAYRAQYGV
- a CDS encoding DUF4124 domain-containing protein, translated to MADLTPLGRWLALGLCLILAPLPAWAEEQPEGLLYRYVDSRGVTVMDRQGVPPEYVGQGYQVLNAQGRVVKVVPPAPTAEEIREAQQAEAQANADAQFLQQYRSVADVDRARTRRLAELDALIGVAQGNLQGLSAQQVSLQGQAADQERAGRPVPQSLIDQMHDLREQQQALNEQIQRYQDVRRQTEIEFAGYRARVQRLVP